A section of the Candidatus Latescibacterota bacterium genome encodes:
- a CDS encoding ATP-dependent Clp protease ATP-binding subunit, with the protein MNDRFTERVRKVLFLARDEASRLQHEYIGTEHLLLGIVREGEGIAAKVLKKMGLDFEQIRLAVEKLVAATGGTVTIGEIPFTPRAKTVLELSVEEARLLGHNYVGTEHLLLGLIREGEGVAARVLLDLGADRKKVREEILKLLGATGGQRRNPRREKSETPALDQFGRDLTQYASDGKLDPVIGRDKEIERVIQVLCRRKKNNPVLIGEPGVGKTAIAEGLAQHIVENKVPKILKDKRICTLDLASVVAGTKYRGQFEERLKSVINEIRESSDVIIFIDELHTIVGAGGAEGAIDASNMLKPALARGEMQCIGATTLDEYRKHIEKDGALERRFQMVLVNPPSEEETIAIIRGLRDKYEAHHRATFTDDAIVQSVKLSQRYVNNRFLPDKAFDVIDEAGARARLAVTAIPKELVEMEREVERLEQEKESAIQNQEFETAARLRDKEKELKARLENLRIEVEENVSEERAVVDVEDICKVISEMTGIPVTSVEEREGEKLLRMEEVLTERVIGQAEAVAAIATAIRRNRAGLRDPRRPIGSFLFLGPTGVGKTHLARQLARFLFDSEDQLLRIDMSEYMEKFAVSRLIGAPPGYVGYDEGGYLTEKVRRSPYSVVLLDEIEKAHPDVFNILLQILEDGQLTDSFGRTVDFKNTVVLMTSNLGVRQLKESRTMGFSLATDDSDYKDMRHKIMDEVKRALSPEFLNRIDDTIVFHSLGRAEMSRILEILIGDLQARLKEQSFSFTLDDPAKQLLIDRGFDPSLGARPLRRAIQRNLENPLAEQILAGKLRRGRPVAISVKDGELHFVQSDASGKGGGRGARKDEPSPASAPAE; encoded by the coding sequence ATGAACGACCGATTCACCGAGCGCGTCCGCAAGGTGCTCTTCCTGGCCCGGGACGAGGCCAGCCGCCTTCAGCACGAGTACATCGGCACGGAGCACCTGCTGCTGGGCATCGTCCGGGAGGGCGAGGGCATCGCCGCCAAGGTCCTGAAGAAGATGGGCCTGGACTTCGAGCAGATCCGCCTCGCGGTGGAGAAGCTGGTGGCGGCCACCGGCGGCACGGTGACCATCGGCGAGATCCCCTTCACGCCGCGGGCGAAGACCGTCCTCGAGCTGTCGGTGGAGGAGGCCCGCCTGCTGGGCCACAACTACGTGGGCACCGAGCACCTGCTGCTGGGGCTGATCCGCGAGGGCGAGGGCGTCGCGGCGCGCGTGCTGCTCGACCTGGGCGCGGACCGCAAGAAGGTGCGCGAGGAGATCCTCAAGCTGCTGGGCGCCACGGGCGGGCAGCGGCGCAATCCCCGCCGCGAGAAGAGCGAGACGCCGGCGCTGGACCAGTTCGGCCGCGACCTCACGCAGTACGCGTCCGACGGCAAGCTGGACCCCGTGATCGGCCGCGACAAGGAGATCGAGCGGGTCATCCAGGTGCTCTGCCGGCGGAAGAAGAACAACCCGGTGCTCATCGGCGAGCCGGGCGTGGGCAAGACGGCCATCGCCGAGGGCCTGGCCCAGCACATCGTCGAGAACAAGGTGCCCAAGATCCTCAAGGACAAGCGCATCTGCACCCTGGATCTGGCAAGCGTCGTGGCGGGAACGAAATATCGCGGTCAGTTCGAGGAGCGCCTGAAGAGCGTGATCAACGAGATCCGCGAGTCGAGCGACGTGATCATCTTCATCGACGAGCTGCACACCATCGTGGGCGCAGGCGGCGCCGAGGGCGCCATCGACGCCTCGAACATGCTCAAGCCGGCCCTGGCGCGCGGGGAGATGCAGTGCATCGGCGCCACGACCCTGGACGAGTACCGCAAGCACATCGAGAAGGACGGCGCCCTCGAGCGGCGCTTCCAGATGGTCCTGGTCAACCCGCCCTCGGAGGAGGAGACCATCGCCATCATCCGCGGGCTCCGCGACAAGTACGAGGCGCACCACCGCGCCACCTTCACCGACGACGCCATCGTGCAGTCCGTGAAGCTCAGCCAGCGCTACGTGAACAACCGCTTCCTGCCGGACAAGGCCTTCGACGTGATCGACGAGGCCGGCGCGCGGGCGCGGCTGGCCGTCACGGCGATTCCGAAGGAGCTGGTGGAGATGGAGCGCGAGGTGGAGCGCCTCGAGCAGGAGAAGGAGAGCGCGATCCAGAACCAGGAGTTCGAGACCGCCGCGCGGCTCCGCGACAAGGAGAAGGAGCTCAAGGCGCGCCTCGAGAACCTGCGGATCGAGGTGGAGGAGAACGTCAGCGAGGAGCGCGCGGTGGTGGACGTGGAGGACATCTGCAAGGTCATCAGCGAGATGACCGGCATCCCCGTCACCAGCGTGGAAGAGCGCGAGGGCGAGAAGCTCCTGCGGATGGAGGAGGTGCTGACCGAGCGCGTGATCGGGCAGGCGGAGGCGGTGGCGGCCATCGCCACGGCCATTCGCCGCAACCGCGCGGGGCTGCGCGATCCGCGGCGGCCCATCGGGTCCTTCCTCTTCCTCGGCCCCACGGGCGTGGGCAAGACCCACCTCGCGCGGCAGCTCGCGCGCTTCCTCTTCGACTCGGAAGACCAGCTCCTGCGCATCGACATGTCCGAGTACATGGAGAAGTTCGCCGTGAGCCGTCTCATCGGCGCGCCTCCCGGCTACGTGGGCTACGACGAGGGCGGCTACCTCACCGAGAAGGTCCGCCGCAGTCCCTACTCGGTGGTGCTGCTCGACGAGATCGAGAAGGCCCACCCGGACGTCTTCAACATCCTCCTGCAGATCCTGGAGGACGGCCAGCTCACCGACAGCTTCGGCCGCACGGTGGACTTCAAGAACACCGTGGTGCTCATGACCAGCAACCTGGGCGTGCGCCAGCTCAAGGAGAGCCGGACCATGGGCTTCTCGCTGGCCACGGACGACAGCGACTACAAGGACATGCGCCACAAGATCATGGACGAGGTCAAGCGCGCCCTGAGTCCGGAGTTCCTGAACCGCATCGACGACACGATCGTCTTCCACAGCCTGGGCCGGGCGGAGATGAGCCGCATCCTGGAGATCCTCATCGGCGATCTGCAGGCGCGTCTCAAGGAACAGAGCTTCAGCTTCACGCTCGACGACCCGGCCAAGCAGCTGCTCATCGACCGCGGCTTCGACCCCAGCCTGGGCGCGCGGCCGCTGCGCCGGGCCATCCAGCGCAACCTGGAGAACCCGCTGGCCGAGCAGATCCTGGCGGGCAAGCTGCGCCGCGGGCGGCCGGTCGCGATCTCGGTGAAGGACGGGGAACTCCATTTCGTGCAGTCAGATGCGAGCGGCAAGGGGGGCGGGCGGGGGGCCCGCAAGGACGAGCCGTCCCCGGCGTCGGCGCCCGCGGAGTAG
- the bamA gene encoding outer membrane protein assembly factor BamA: MLRRVPFLFLALLASLLTLPAGSARAQSFTVDSLRVTGERFVPADRILLEFGVAKGDTLDRDTLGDAVKRLYRSHRFETLTVRAEPLGASSALLELQVTEYPRVAELRWEGLKKLKKKDLEEAIRITQGSYLRPLLVEQAKASILAHAEEKGYYSASVEADDTVQNGRATLTFTLHEGAKTKIHDIRFEGNSGLSTGELRDAVSSKPKRIYLPTSWTNFNAYQPDSIAADVASITRAYHQAGYLDAKVLDTQRDFDEKNADVTITYRVEEGDRYAFGAIDWSGNVALPDSSIAEFLPFEAGQPFDGWALDRGVARVSEALYDRGYLYNQVRPERNLHEHSVDLSLRIVEGPLARVREVIVAGNDKTLDKVIRREMKIYPGELFNREKVIRSHRDIFMLRFFDDVQFEPRTDPASGDVDLVFRVVERSTGNFGAGITYSEATSVTGFIQVGAQNFRGRGESLNFQWEFGSRVNLFNVGFTEPWFRDRPISLSGNVYRSRSDLYREYYKDEKLGFSFGAGRPFPWLEFARISATYRLESIKLYDFSQEYLDAGGRLAERDWPEVESSVTFSFWRDSTDNPFLPSRGTRFRTSGQFAGGALGGNLAYQKYLSNYTWYQKLGGPFVLRFHQTLGLVDGLDRPDQVPDQERFRLGGNRTEPLRGYDEYSVVPYGNSGFLGGRAMTTGTVEVVLGVNNSVQIVAPFFDFGNTWNSMSEADFTTLKRSLGFGARIEIPLMGVLGFDWGYPLDPAPGSDHGRFHFKMGTDF, from the coding sequence ATGCTGCGACGCGTTCCCTTCCTCTTCCTCGCCCTCCTCGCCTCGCTGCTCACGCTCCCGGCGGGATCTGCGCGTGCCCAGAGCTTCACCGTGGACTCCCTGCGGGTCACGGGAGAGCGCTTCGTGCCGGCCGATCGCATCCTGCTGGAGTTCGGCGTCGCCAAGGGGGACACCCTCGACCGGGACACGCTGGGCGACGCGGTCAAGCGGCTCTACCGCAGCCACCGCTTCGAGACCCTGACCGTGCGTGCCGAGCCGCTAGGCGCCAGCAGCGCCCTGCTCGAGCTGCAGGTCACCGAGTACCCCCGCGTGGCCGAACTTCGCTGGGAGGGGCTGAAGAAGCTCAAGAAGAAGGACCTGGAAGAGGCCATCCGGATCACGCAGGGCAGCTATCTGCGGCCGCTGCTCGTGGAGCAGGCCAAGGCGTCCATCCTGGCTCACGCCGAGGAGAAGGGCTACTACTCCGCCAGCGTCGAGGCGGACGACACCGTTCAGAACGGCCGGGCCACGCTCACCTTCACGCTGCACGAGGGCGCGAAGACGAAGATCCACGACATCCGCTTCGAAGGGAACAGCGGCCTGTCCACGGGCGAGCTGAGGGACGCCGTGAGCTCGAAGCCCAAGCGGATCTATCTGCCCACGAGCTGGACGAACTTCAACGCCTACCAGCCGGACTCGATCGCGGCGGACGTCGCGAGCATCACCCGGGCCTATCACCAGGCGGGCTATCTCGACGCGAAGGTGCTGGACACCCAGCGCGACTTCGACGAGAAGAACGCGGACGTGACGATCACCTACCGGGTCGAGGAGGGCGATCGCTACGCGTTCGGCGCCATCGACTGGTCGGGCAACGTGGCGCTGCCGGACTCGAGCATCGCCGAGTTCCTGCCCTTCGAGGCGGGCCAGCCCTTCGACGGCTGGGCGCTGGACCGCGGCGTGGCGCGCGTGTCCGAGGCGCTCTACGACCGCGGCTACCTGTACAACCAGGTCCGGCCGGAGCGGAACCTGCACGAGCACAGCGTGGACCTCTCCCTGCGCATCGTGGAGGGTCCGCTGGCGCGGGTGCGCGAGGTCATCGTGGCGGGCAACGACAAGACCCTCGACAAGGTCATCCGCCGCGAGATGAAGATCTACCCGGGCGAGCTGTTCAACCGCGAGAAGGTGATCCGCAGCCACCGGGACATCTTCATGCTGCGCTTCTTCGACGACGTGCAGTTCGAGCCGCGCACCGATCCGGCCAGCGGCGACGTCGACCTGGTCTTCCGCGTGGTGGAGCGCTCCACGGGCAACTTCGGCGCGGGCATCACCTACAGCGAGGCGACGAGCGTCACGGGCTTCATCCAGGTGGGCGCGCAGAACTTCCGCGGCCGCGGCGAGAGCCTGAACTTCCAGTGGGAGTTCGGCAGCCGCGTGAACCTGTTCAACGTCGGCTTCACCGAGCCGTGGTTCCGGGACCGGCCGATCTCGCTGAGTGGGAACGTCTATCGCAGCCGCAGCGACCTGTACCGGGAGTACTACAAGGACGAGAAGCTGGGCTTCTCCTTCGGCGCGGGGCGCCCCTTCCCGTGGCTGGAGTTCGCCCGCATCAGCGCGACCTACCGTCTGGAGAGCATCAAGCTCTACGACTTCAGCCAGGAGTACCTGGACGCGGGCGGCCGCCTCGCCGAGCGCGACTGGCCCGAGGTGGAGAGCAGCGTGACCTTCTCCTTCTGGCGCGACTCCACCGACAACCCCTTCCTGCCGAGCCGGGGCACCCGCTTCCGCACGAGCGGCCAGTTCGCCGGCGGTGCGCTGGGGGGCAATCTCGCCTACCAGAAGTACCTCTCGAACTACACGTGGTACCAGAAGCTGGGCGGACCCTTCGTGCTGCGCTTCCACCAGACGCTCGGCCTGGTGGATGGCCTGGACCGCCCCGACCAGGTGCCGGATCAGGAGCGCTTCCGTCTGGGCGGCAACCGCACGGAACCTCTGCGCGGCTACGACGAGTACAGCGTGGTGCCCTACGGCAACAGCGGCTTCCTGGGCGGACGCGCCATGACCACGGGCACCGTGGAGGTCGTGCTGGGCGTGAACAACAGCGTGCAGATCGTCGCGCCCTTCTTCGACTTCGGCAACACCTGGAACTCGATGTCCGAAGCCGATTTCACCACGCTCAAGCGCTCGCTGGGCTTCGGCGCCCGCATCGAGATTCCGCTGATGGGTGTCCTCGGCTTCGACTGGGGTTACCCCCTGGACCCCGCGCCCGGGTCGGATCACGGGCGCTTCCACTTCAAGATGGGAACCGACTTCTAG
- a CDS encoding OmpH family outer membrane protein: MRVKQSILALAVVALAAVGAARADDLKVGVLDIQAIFQNYEGYEEALKIFNKDMEAWQAQKQQMISELTEARDNFAVQRPMMTPETQQQRQSELAQLEGELYQFDQEKFGPEGEAARRNMELSEPIYEKIREAVKTIAEEDGYDLVFDVNGVIVYWRPDLNLDDRVAAAINAKG; encoded by the coding sequence ATGCGCGTCAAGCAGTCCATTCTCGCGCTCGCAGTCGTGGCCCTGGCCGCGGTGGGCGCGGCTCGCGCCGACGACCTCAAGGTGGGGGTCCTGGACATCCAGGCGATCTTCCAGAACTACGAGGGCTACGAGGAAGCGCTGAAGATCTTCAACAAGGACATGGAGGCCTGGCAGGCCCAGAAACAGCAGATGATCAGCGAGCTCACCGAGGCGCGCGACAACTTCGCCGTGCAGCGCCCGATGATGACGCCGGAGACGCAGCAGCAGCGGCAGTCGGAGCTAGCCCAGCTCGAGGGCGAGCTCTACCAGTTCGACCAGGAGAAGTTCGGCCCCGAGGGCGAGGCCGCGCGGCGCAACATGGAACTGAGCGAGCCGATCTACGAGAAGATCCGCGAGGCCGTGAAGACCATCGCCGAGGAAGACGGATACGATCTGGTCTTCGACGTCAATGGTGTGATAGTTTACTGGCGCCCGGACCTGAATCTCGACGATCGCGTCGCCGCGGCGATCAATGCCAAGGGCTAG
- the lpxD gene encoding UDP-3-O-(3-hydroxymyristoyl)glucosamine N-acyltransferase, whose translation MTKPDQDLLGAASAARSYTLAEVARALAGDLEGDPTLEISGIAGIREAEPGQISFLANGRYQGFVKETRASALIVSRKAEINGLPAVRVDDPYLSFLRAIQLFASPLRNAFAPGVSPRASVAASARLGAGCHVGDFVRVGENVELGDRVVLMPGAVLMDRVRIGEDSVIFPNVTLREDSKLGARVIVHAGTVVGADGFGYAWDGSAHRKIPQIGHVVLGDDVELGANVCIDRATTGVTSIGDGCKIDNLVQIAHNVQIARNSIVVAQVGISGSTRVGEHVKIAGQAGIVGHIEIGDRAQVGAQAGVTKSVEPDTAVSGYPARPHDQAMRLQAALAKLPELVRRVRELEDEVRRLRGGAGDDGRQEDDRT comes from the coding sequence TTGACCAAGCCGGACCAGGACCTGCTGGGGGCGGCGAGCGCCGCGCGCAGCTACACGCTGGCGGAGGTGGCCCGCGCCCTCGCCGGGGATCTCGAGGGGGATCCCACGCTCGAGATCAGCGGCATCGCCGGCATCCGCGAGGCGGAGCCCGGGCAGATCAGCTTCCTGGCGAACGGGCGCTATCAGGGATTCGTCAAGGAGACGCGGGCCAGCGCGCTCATCGTGAGCCGGAAGGCCGAGATCAACGGCCTGCCCGCTGTGCGCGTGGACGATCCCTACCTCAGCTTCCTCAGGGCCATCCAGCTCTTCGCGAGCCCCCTGCGCAACGCCTTCGCGCCGGGGGTGAGCCCGCGCGCCAGCGTGGCGGCGTCCGCGCGCCTCGGCGCCGGTTGCCACGTGGGCGACTTCGTGCGGGTTGGCGAGAACGTGGAGCTCGGCGACCGCGTCGTGCTCATGCCCGGCGCGGTGCTGATGGACCGCGTGCGGATCGGCGAAGACAGCGTCATCTTTCCCAACGTGACGCTCCGCGAGGATTCGAAGCTCGGCGCGCGCGTGATCGTCCACGCCGGCACGGTGGTGGGGGCTGACGGTTTCGGCTACGCCTGGGACGGCAGCGCCCACCGGAAGATCCCGCAGATCGGCCACGTGGTGCTGGGCGACGACGTGGAGCTCGGCGCGAACGTGTGCATCGACCGGGCGACGACGGGCGTCACGTCCATCGGCGACGGCTGCAAGATCGACAACCTCGTCCAGATCGCCCACAACGTGCAGATCGCCAGGAACAGCATCGTCGTGGCGCAGGTGGGCATCTCCGGCAGCACGCGCGTGGGCGAGCACGTGAAGATCGCGGGGCAGGCGGGCATCGTCGGCCACATCGAGATCGGCGACCGCGCCCAGGTGGGCGCGCAGGCCGGCGTGACGAAGTCGGTGGAGCCGGACACGGCCGTCTCGGGCTATCCCGCGCGTCCGCACGATCAGGCCATGCGTCTGCAGGCTGCCCTGGCCAAGCTCCCGGAGCTGGTCCGCCGGGTGCGCGAGCTCGAGGACGAGGTGCGCCGACTGCGCGGCGGCGCGGGCGACGACGGCCGCCAGGAGGACGACCGCACGTGA
- a CDS encoding bifunctional UDP-3-O-[3-hydroxymyristoyl] N-acetylglucosamine deacetylase/3-hydroxyacyl-ACP dehydratase: MIRQQRTIASDLVYEGIGLHTGNPVRMHFHPAPPNTGIVFRRVDLDPPLDFPVHADFSPAVTEEFRNTTLSRDGQSIHTVEHVLATLTGLGVDNVIVELDSNEPAEPVHGSCADYVERFKEVGITGQGAPVRYFEVKQPISLVENEIELLALPYDGFRISFTIKYDEPQLGTQYASFDINPQIFEEEIASARTFVLWDDVERLREQGLIKGGTMDNAIVVGREGIMNETPLRFPNEFVRHKILDLLGDLTLVGRPIKGHIISHKSGHVSNGKFARMLAEAAERQDKTFIGGAPNEWNIRDIMRIMPHRYPFLLVDKLIEMVDGQRVVGVKNVTVNEPFFDGHFPGHPIFPAVLILEAMAQTGGILLLSTVDNPTGKLVYFMGIDNARFRRPVLPGDQLRFELSMLRLRKSGCKMRGEAFVDGQLVAEAELMAQVVER; this comes from the coding sequence GTGATTCGCCAGCAACGGACCATCGCCAGCGATCTCGTCTACGAGGGGATCGGCCTCCACACGGGCAATCCCGTGCGCATGCACTTCCACCCTGCGCCGCCCAACACGGGCATCGTCTTCCGGCGGGTGGATCTCGATCCGCCGCTGGACTTCCCCGTGCACGCGGACTTCTCGCCCGCGGTCACCGAGGAGTTCCGGAACACCACGCTCAGCCGCGACGGGCAGAGCATCCACACCGTGGAGCACGTCCTCGCGACGCTGACCGGCCTGGGCGTGGACAACGTCATCGTGGAGCTCGACAGCAACGAACCCGCCGAGCCCGTCCATGGCAGCTGCGCCGACTACGTGGAGCGCTTCAAGGAAGTCGGCATCACGGGACAGGGCGCCCCGGTGCGCTACTTCGAGGTGAAGCAGCCGATCAGTCTCGTGGAGAACGAGATCGAGCTGCTGGCCCTGCCCTACGACGGCTTCCGCATCAGCTTCACGATCAAGTACGACGAGCCGCAGCTGGGCACGCAGTACGCGTCCTTCGACATCAACCCCCAGATCTTCGAGGAGGAGATCGCGAGCGCGCGCACCTTCGTGCTCTGGGACGACGTCGAGCGCCTGCGCGAGCAGGGCCTGATCAAGGGCGGCACGATGGACAACGCGATCGTGGTGGGGCGCGAGGGCATCATGAACGAGACGCCGCTGCGCTTTCCCAACGAGTTCGTCCGCCACAAGATCCTCGATCTGCTGGGCGACCTGACGCTGGTGGGCCGGCCGATCAAGGGCCACATCATCAGCCACAAGAGCGGGCACGTCTCCAACGGCAAGTTCGCGCGCATGCTCGCCGAGGCGGCCGAGCGCCAGGACAAGACCTTCATCGGCGGCGCGCCCAACGAGTGGAACATCCGCGACATCATGCGGATCATGCCCCACCGCTATCCCTTCCTGCTCGTGGACAAGCTCATCGAGATGGTGGACGGCCAGCGCGTGGTGGGCGTGAAGAACGTCACGGTGAACGAGCCCTTCTTCGACGGGCACTTTCCCGGGCACCCGATCTTCCCCGCCGTCCTGATCCTGGAGGCCATGGCCCAGACGGGCGGCATCCTGCTCCTGTCCACGGTTGACAATCCGACGGGCAAGCTCGTCTACTTCATGGGCATCGACAACGCGCGCTTCCGGCGGCCCGTGCTGCCCGGGGATCAGCTGCGTTTCGAGCTGAGCATGCTGCGTCTGCGCAAGAGCGGGTGCAAGATGCGTGGCGAGGCCTTCGTGGACGGCCAGCTCGTCGCGGAGGCGGAACTGATGGCCCAGGTGGTCGAGCGCTAG
- the lpxA gene encoding acyl-ACP--UDP-N-acetylglucosamine O-acyltransferase, with amino-acid sequence MGRASGEQGRIHPTAIVGEGVTLGADVSIGPFSIVADGAVIGDGCEIASHVRIEGCVRLGPRNRIFQGAVLGSPPQDLKYRGEPSILDIGADNMIREYATLNPGTAAGEVTRVGSGCLLMAYSHVAHNCAIGDGVILANSVNLAGHVAVEDHAIVGGVTPVHQFVRIGAHAFVGGGSRVPQDVPPFLRGAGNPMEIAGLNLLGLQRRGFAPETLNSLRKAYRLLYRAGLNTTQALERMETELSDCAEVRRLIDFVRSSARGITK; translated from the coding sequence ATGGGCAGAGCGAGCGGCGAGCAGGGGAGGATCCACCCCACGGCCATTGTGGGCGAGGGCGTCACGCTCGGCGCGGACGTCAGCATCGGCCCGTTCAGCATCGTCGCCGACGGCGCCGTGATCGGCGACGGCTGCGAGATCGCCAGCCACGTGCGCATCGAGGGCTGCGTCCGCCTCGGACCGCGCAACCGCATCTTCCAGGGCGCCGTGCTGGGCAGTCCGCCCCAGGACCTGAAGTACCGGGGCGAGCCGAGCATCCTCGACATCGGCGCGGACAACATGATCCGTGAGTACGCCACGCTCAACCCGGGCACGGCGGCGGGCGAGGTGACCCGCGTGGGCAGCGGCTGCCTTCTCATGGCCTATTCCCACGTCGCGCACAACTGCGCGATCGGCGACGGCGTCATCCTGGCCAACAGCGTGAATCTCGCCGGGCATGTCGCGGTCGAAGATCATGCGATCGTGGGGGGCGTGACGCCCGTCCACCAGTTCGTGCGGATCGGCGCGCACGCCTTCGTGGGCGGCGGCAGCCGCGTTCCCCAGGACGTTCCCCCGTTCCTCCGTGGCGCGGGTAATCCGATGGAGATCGCCGGTCTGAATCTACTGGGCTTGCAGCGGCGCGGGTTCGCGCCCGAGACCCTGAACAGCCTCCGCAAGGCCTATCGCCTGCTCTACCGCGCGGGCCTCAACACGACGCAGGCCCTGGAACGCATGGAGACCGAGTTGAGCGACTGCGCCGAGGTGCGCAGGCTCATCGACTTCGTGCGCAGCAGCGCGCGCGGCATCACCAAGTAG
- a CDS encoding Gfo/Idh/MocA family oxidoreductase, translating to MKVGVLGCGHLGSIHARVYSELPEVTLAGVYDIDPAASARCAERLRCRAYDSLAALAETVDALSVCVPTPAHRDVALAALERDCHLLVEKPVAHDLRAAEEMLAAAARRNLQLMVGHVERFNPAILAALPHFRAPGFVESHRLSPFGARGAEVAVVLDLMIHDIDLLSMILGEEVESLDASGSSVLTRDVDIANARLRFAGGCVANITASRISRERMRKLRVFQPDGYLAVDLMAGSVEFIRKQADFDLRLAKAVSAPGGMADVHLEDFVEQVAVPVTRAEPLRLELEAFTRAVSAGEPVPVSGEDGLRALRLAVRILETMHGGR from the coding sequence GTGAAAGTCGGTGTGCTGGGCTGCGGCCATCTGGGCAGCATTCATGCCCGTGTCTACAGTGAACTGCCGGAGGTCACGCTCGCCGGCGTCTACGACATCGATCCGGCCGCCTCGGCGCGCTGCGCGGAGCGCCTGCGTTGCCGCGCCTACGACAGCCTCGCGGCCCTCGCCGAGACGGTGGACGCGCTCAGCGTCTGCGTGCCCACGCCCGCGCACCGCGACGTGGCCCTGGCCGCCCTCGAGCGCGACTGCCATCTGCTGGTGGAGAAGCCCGTGGCGCACGACCTGCGCGCCGCCGAGGAGATGCTTGCCGCGGCGGCCCGCCGCAATCTCCAGCTCATGGTCGGCCACGTGGAGCGCTTCAATCCGGCGATCCTCGCCGCGCTGCCGCACTTTCGCGCGCCGGGCTTCGTGGAGAGCCATCGCCTTTCGCCCTTCGGCGCGCGCGGCGCGGAGGTGGCCGTCGTGCTCGACCTCATGATCCACGACATCGATCTGCTCTCGATGATCCTGGGCGAGGAGGTGGAGAGTCTCGACGCCAGCGGCAGCTCGGTGCTCACCCGCGACGTGGACATCGCCAACGCGCGCCTCCGCTTCGCCGGCGGCTGCGTGGCCAACATCACGGCGAGCCGCATCAGCCGTGAGCGCATGCGCAAGCTGCGGGTCTTCCAGCCGGACGGCTACCTGGCCGTCGACCTCATGGCCGGGAGCGTGGAGTTCATCCGCAAGCAGGCGGACTTCGACCTGCGCCTCGCCAAGGCCGTGTCCGCGCCGGGCGGCATGGCCGACGTGCACCTGGAGGACTTCGTCGAGCAGGTGGCCGTGCCCGTCACCCGCGCGGAGCCGCTGCGTCTGGAGCTCGAAGCCTTCACGCGCGCGGTGTCGGCGGGCGAGCCCGTGCCCGTGAGCGGCGAGGACGGCCTGCGCGCGCTGCGCCTCGCCGTGCGCATCCTGGAGACGATGCACGGTGGCCGCTGA
- the lpxB gene encoding lipid-A-disaccharide synthase, whose product MAAEPRRAPCVLLTAGEASGDQAGAAVVAALKARHPDWRLLATGGERMAAAGAELILDYRELAVMGFAEVITRLPALRGHLNRLRRRLEDGSVDLFLPVDFPGFNLRLAARAHRAGVPVLYFVAPQLWAWGEGRVAKLRRDVDRLALILPFEEAWFRARGVEGRFVGHPLMETERPLAPAAARPRLGLLPGSRAQEVHRLLGVMLEAAARVAASLPGLELELLESPGLAPSVYDAELAGAPIAPRRCRETSAGFLARQGAALVASGTATLEAAVAGLPMVVAYRTGALNYQLARRLVRLPRIALVNVVSDAALVPELIQGDVTAEALAAAVLPLLEDGPARRAQREGLEALRASLGGAGCGAGVAALAEELLAAGPGAAP is encoded by the coding sequence GTGGCCGCTGAGCCCCGCCGCGCGCCCTGCGTCCTCCTCACCGCGGGCGAGGCCAGCGGCGACCAGGCCGGCGCCGCCGTCGTGGCGGCGCTCAAGGCGCGACACCCGGACTGGCGCCTGCTGGCCACGGGCGGCGAGCGCATGGCGGCCGCCGGCGCGGAACTGATCCTCGACTACCGCGAGCTCGCGGTGATGGGCTTCGCCGAGGTCATCACCCGCCTGCCCGCCCTGCGTGGGCACCTGAACCGGCTGCGCCGGCGTCTCGAGGACGGCTCGGTGGACCTCTTTCTCCCCGTGGACTTCCCCGGCTTCAACCTCCGCCTCGCCGCGCGGGCGCATCGCGCCGGCGTGCCCGTGCTCTACTTCGTCGCGCCGCAGCTCTGGGCCTGGGGGGAAGGGCGCGTGGCGAAGCTTCGCCGCGATGTCGACCGCCTCGCCCTGATCCTGCCCTTCGAGGAGGCCTGGTTTCGGGCGCGCGGCGTGGAAGGGCGCTTCGTCGGCCACCCGCTGATGGAGACGGAGCGCCCGCTCGCGCCGGCCGCCGCCCGGCCGCGGCTGGGCCTGCTCCCGGGCAGCCGCGCGCAGGAGGTCCACCGCCTGCTGGGGGTGATGCTCGAGGCCGCGGCGCGGGTCGCCGCCTCGCTGCCCGGGCTGGAGCTGGAGCTGCTGGAATCGCCGGGTCTGGCCCCCTCCGTCTACGACGCCGAGCTCGCGGGCGCGCCCATCGCCCCGCGCCGCTGCCGCGAGACGAGCGCGGGTTTCCTCGCCCGGCAGGGCGCGGCCCTGGTGGCCAGCGGCACGGCCACCCTGGAGGCCGCCGTGGCCGGGCTGCCCATGGTGGTGGCCTACCGCACCGGCGCCCTGAACTACCAGCTCGCCCGGCGCCTCGTGCGCCTGCCGCGCATCGCCTTGGTGAACGTGGTGTCCGATGCCGCGCTGGTGCCGGAGCTCATCCAGGGCGATGTGACCGCCGAGGCCCTGGCCGCGGCCGTCCTCCCGCTGCTGGAGGACGGCCCCGCCCGCCGCGCCCAGCGCGAGGGCCTGGAGGCGCTGCGCGCCTCGCTCGGGGGCGCGGGCTGCGGCGCGGGGGTGGCCGCGCTGGCCGAGGAGCTGCTCGCCGCCGGGCCGGGGGCGGCGCCGTGA